One genomic segment of Arthrobacter sp. JZ12 includes these proteins:
- a CDS encoding nitronate monooxygenase, which translates to MPVFDLRELDRPIIGAPMAGGPSTPELAAAVTDAGGLGFLAAGYRSPGNLEDQLGRVRELTAGPVGVNLFVPDSLEPDPEDVARYSNSLRAEASALGVEVGAARNDDDGWHAKLELVLDARPEVVSFTFGCPESRVLATLAQAGILPMVTVTTGEEAQQAVAAGARALAVQGPDAGGHRGAFDQRTIPTDRPLADTLTEIRSQTAVPLAAGGGVSGPDDVVRLLGLGADAVQVGTLLLTADEAGTNPLHRAALTDGRFAETSLTRAYTGRFARGLTNRFIREHADAPAGYPHLHYVTAPLRAAAITAGDADIAHLWAGTGFASARPEPAAAMVERLSPTR; encoded by the coding sequence ATGCCCGTGTTTGATCTGCGCGAACTGGACCGACCCATCATTGGAGCGCCGATGGCGGGAGGCCCTTCAACTCCGGAGCTGGCAGCTGCGGTGACCGACGCAGGAGGGTTGGGCTTCCTGGCGGCGGGATACCGGTCGCCCGGGAACCTCGAGGATCAACTGGGCAGGGTGCGCGAGCTCACCGCCGGGCCCGTCGGCGTGAACCTCTTTGTGCCCGACTCACTTGAACCGGATCCGGAAGACGTTGCGCGCTACTCGAACTCGCTGCGTGCTGAAGCGTCAGCGCTGGGCGTGGAGGTAGGCGCTGCCCGGAACGACGACGACGGCTGGCACGCCAAGCTCGAACTGGTCCTCGATGCCCGGCCCGAGGTTGTGTCCTTCACCTTCGGCTGCCCAGAAAGCCGCGTGCTCGCGACACTGGCGCAGGCCGGCATCCTGCCGATGGTCACCGTCACTACGGGGGAAGAGGCGCAGCAGGCGGTTGCCGCAGGAGCGCGGGCGCTGGCTGTCCAGGGGCCCGACGCCGGCGGCCACCGCGGCGCGTTCGACCAGCGGACAATACCCACCGATCGGCCGCTCGCCGACACGCTTACCGAAATTCGCTCGCAGACCGCTGTCCCGCTCGCGGCGGGTGGGGGAGTGTCCGGACCGGACGACGTCGTACGTCTCCTCGGCCTCGGCGCTGACGCGGTCCAGGTGGGCACCCTCCTGCTGACGGCCGACGAAGCGGGCACCAACCCGCTGCACCGGGCCGCGCTCACGGACGGGCGGTTCGCAGAGACCAGCCTCACGCGCGCCTACACCGGCCGCTTCGCCCGGGGCCTGACAAACAGGTTCATACGGGAGCACGCGGACGCGCCGGCCGGCTACCCACACCTGCACTACGTGACGGCGCCTCTGCGGGCTGCGGCGATTACCGCGGGCGACGCCGACATCGCGCATCTGTGGGCGGGCACC